In one window of Erythrolamprus reginae isolate rEryReg1 chromosome 1, rEryReg1.hap1, whole genome shotgun sequence DNA:
- the GNMT gene encoding glycine N-methyltransferase has product MVDSIYRTRSLGVAAEGLPDQYADGRAARVWQLYIGDTRSRTAEYKNWLMSLLRAQCCKTVLDVACGTGVDSIMLVEEGFSVTSVDASDKMLKYALKERWNRRKEDPFDHWVIEEANWLTLPQDLQKPGEGFDAVICLGNSFAHLPDFKGDQSVHKQALRNIASMVRRGGILVIDHRNYDYILETGCAPTGKNIYYKSDLTKDITTSVLLVNNKPNMVTLDYTLQVPHEGNDGDSDLSQFRLSYYPHRLEPFTDLLKNAFQGQCEHTVLGDFQPYTLGQKPSPCYFIHVVKRTG; this is encoded by the exons ATGGTGGACAGCATCTACCGGACTCGCTCGCTGGGCGTGGCGGCCGAAGGGCTCCCGGACCAGTATGCCgacggccgggcggcgcgcgtcTGGCAGCTCTACATCGGCGATACGCGGAGCCGCACGGCCGAGTATAAGAACTGGCTGATGTCGTTGCTGCGGGCTCAGTGCTGCAAGACGGTGCTGGACGTGGCCTGCGGCACCGG tgtggattccattaTGTTGGTTGAAGAAGGATTCAGTGTTACCAGTGTAGATGCCAGTGACAAAATGCTCAAATACGCTTTGAAGGAGCGATGGAACCGTCGAAAAGAAGATCCGTTTGATCATTGGG TAATTGAAGAGGCTAATTGGCTCACCTTGCCACAGGATCTACAGAAACCTGGTGAAGGCTTTGATGCTGTCATCTGCTTAGGGAATTCTTTCGCCCATCTTCCAGATTTTAAAG GTGACCAGAGTGTGCATAAACAGGCTCTTAGGAATATTGCCAGCATGGTTCGTCGAGGCGGAATTCTTGTCATTGATCACCGTAATTATGACTACATCTTGGAAACTGGTTGCGCCCCTACTGGGAAAAATATCTACTACAAG aGTGATTTAACTAAGGACATTACTACCTCGGTTCTCCTTGTGAACAACAAACCAAACATGGTGACATTGGACTATACTCTGCAAGTCCCACATGAAGGCAATGATGGAGATTCAGATTTAAG TCAGTTCCGTCTTTCTTATTACCCACATCGTCTGGAGCCTTTCACAGATCTATTGAAAAATGCATTTCAAGGCCAATGTGAACACACAGTTCTGGGGGACTTCCAGCCTTACACACTAGGCCAGAAGCCTAGTCCATGCTATTTCATCCATGTAGTGAAGAGAACTGGCTGA